Proteins from one Planctomyces sp. SH-PL62 genomic window:
- a CDS encoding VOC family protein produces the protein MASQVTTFLMFQGKAEEALTFYVSLFPGSALERIERYGPGEMGAEGTVKLASFTLAGREYRAIDSPVKHAFGFTPAISLFVDCESREELDAAFARLSEGGGVLMPLGEYGFSAAFAWVNDRFGVSWQLNLPFA, from the coding sequence ATGGCGAGCCAGGTCACGACGTTCCTGATGTTCCAGGGGAAGGCCGAGGAGGCGTTGACGTTCTACGTCTCGCTCTTTCCGGGCTCGGCGCTCGAGCGGATCGAGCGTTACGGTCCGGGCGAGATGGGGGCGGAGGGGACGGTGAAGCTGGCGAGCTTCACCCTGGCCGGGCGCGAGTACCGGGCGATCGACAGCCCGGTGAAGCACGCGTTCGGCTTCACGCCGGCGATCAGCCTGTTCGTGGACTGCGAGAGCCGGGAGGAGCTGGACGCCGCCTTCGCCCGGCTCTCCGAGGGGGGCGGGGTGCTGATGCCCCTCGGCGAGTACGGCTTCAGCGCCGCGTTCGCCTGGGTCAACGACCGCTTCGGCGTCTCGTGGCAGTTGAACCTACCGTTCGCCTGA
- a CDS encoding DUF1501 domain-containing protein, with protein MHLDRRGFLTLAGLGWLTPTAQLLARQAETADGPAGSVILLWLAGGPSQLETFDPHPDASASGGTKAIETAAKGVRLAAGYERLAEEMGSVALVRSMTSKEGDHERGTYMLKTGYRPDPTVVHPSIGAICCHELPSGATDVPRHISILPGRWPGRGGFLGGEYDAFQVDDPRGKLPDVSPIVPSERDARRALDLDVVDRAFGRRRAARVEATLHRQAVASARTMMTSEQLKAFDVSQEPAATLAEYGDSPFGRGCLAARRLIEVGVRCVEVTLDGWDSHVANHEIHRRLAAQLDPAFAALIRDLRRRDLLRKTVVLCCGEFGRTPRINPFGGRDHWTNGFSLALAGGGLRTGLAVGETDPEGVKDPVRPARVEDVHATILATLGLDPARENVAPLTGRPIKLSEGRVLHELLG; from the coding sequence ATGCATCTCGATCGTCGCGGATTCCTGACGCTCGCCGGCCTGGGCTGGCTGACCCCGACGGCGCAACTGCTGGCGCGGCAGGCGGAGACGGCCGACGGGCCGGCGGGCTCGGTCATCCTCCTCTGGCTCGCGGGGGGCCCCAGCCAGCTCGAGACCTTCGACCCCCACCCCGACGCCTCCGCTTCCGGCGGCACGAAGGCGATCGAGACCGCCGCGAAGGGGGTGCGGCTGGCGGCGGGCTATGAGCGGCTGGCCGAGGAGATGGGGTCCGTGGCCCTCGTGCGGTCGATGACCAGCAAGGAAGGGGACCACGAGCGCGGGACGTACATGCTGAAGACGGGATATCGGCCCGACCCCACGGTCGTCCACCCGTCCATCGGCGCGATCTGCTGCCACGAGCTTCCGAGCGGGGCGACCGACGTCCCCCGCCACATCTCGATCCTGCCGGGCCGATGGCCGGGCCGGGGCGGCTTCCTCGGCGGCGAGTACGACGCCTTCCAGGTCGACGACCCCCGGGGCAAGCTCCCGGACGTCTCCCCGATCGTCCCCTCCGAGCGGGACGCGCGGCGGGCGCTGGACCTGGACGTCGTCGACCGGGCCTTCGGCCGCCGCCGCGCCGCGCGGGTCGAGGCGACGCTCCACCGCCAGGCCGTCGCCTCGGCGCGGACGATGATGACCTCGGAACAGCTCAAGGCGTTCGACGTCTCCCAGGAGCCGGCCGCGACCCTGGCCGAGTACGGCGACTCCCCCTTCGGCCGGGGCTGCCTCGCCGCCCGCCGCCTGATCGAAGTCGGCGTGCGATGCGTGGAGGTCACCCTCGACGGCTGGGATTCGCACGTCGCCAACCACGAGATCCACCGCCGCCTGGCCGCCCAGCTCGACCCGGCGTTCGCCGCGTTGATCCGCGACCTCAGGCGCCGGGACCTGCTGCGCAAGACGGTCGTCCTCTGCTGCGGCGAGTTCGGCCGCACCCCCCGCATCAACCCGTTCGGGGGCCGCGACCACTGGACCAACGGCTTCAGCCTGGCCCTCGCCGGCGGCGGCCTGCGCACCGGCCTCGCCGTAGGCGAGACCGACCCCGAAGGCGTCAAGGACCCCGTCCGCCCCGCCCGCGTCGAGGACGTCCACGCCACCATCCTCGCCACCCTGGGCCTCGACCCCGCGCGCGAGAACGTCGCCCCCCTCACCGGCCGCCCCATCAAGCTCAGCGAGGGCCGCGTCCTCCACGAACTCCTCGGCTGA
- a CDS encoding DUF1549 domain-containing protein, with protein MRLRDVGFICVLVGCVLAMGRGVIRPASPTRQPTDAPAPRPEVAAQVDEAFRESWRERGIKPAPPASDLAVLRRLNLALTGTVPSLEEVRRFEAEEPGRRIDDRLEELLRDRRTTDYLAERFARAFVGTEDGPFIVFRRRRFTTWLSDALMENRPYSAIVRDLIAERGIWTDHPAVNFLTVTRDEMTERPDPERLAARVSRAFLAARIDCAQCHDHPFQPWKQDDFRRLAAFFGGIRSNLRGVSDAEDIYHPLDRKTKEPTTVEAAPPSHPELLPAEGAPRERLAAWVVDPRNPYFARATVNRVWAILVGRPLVDPIDDIPAAAETPAPLDLLADDFAAHGHDLRRLIRAIVATEAYRLDSVDLPDEAAAPNDETWAAFPMTRLRPEQVAGGLTQSASVETMGPRVPWFARAIAYAEGNDFVRRYGDAGEDEFESRGGTIPQRLLLMNGELVEKRTKAEFWNASKRIADLAPTDEKAVELAYLAVLTRRPTPEEAAHFAPRLQGTSGDARSALIVDLFWTLLNSAEFSWNH; from the coding sequence ATGCGGCTGCGCGACGTGGGGTTCATTTGCGTGCTGGTCGGCTGCGTGCTGGCGATGGGACGAGGCGTGATCCGCCCGGCCTCGCCGACGCGCCAGCCGACCGACGCGCCGGCGCCGCGACCCGAGGTGGCGGCGCAGGTCGACGAGGCGTTCCGGGAAAGCTGGCGAGAACGAGGGATCAAACCCGCGCCGCCGGCGAGCGACCTGGCGGTCCTGCGTCGGCTGAACCTGGCGCTGACCGGGACGGTCCCCTCGCTGGAGGAAGTCAGGCGGTTCGAGGCGGAGGAGCCGGGGCGTCGCATCGACGACCGGCTGGAGGAGCTGCTGCGGGACCGCCGGACGACCGACTACCTGGCGGAACGGTTCGCGAGGGCCTTCGTGGGGACCGAGGACGGCCCGTTCATCGTCTTTCGAAGGCGGCGGTTCACCACCTGGCTGAGCGACGCCCTGATGGAGAACCGGCCTTATTCGGCGATCGTCCGCGACCTGATCGCCGAGCGCGGGATCTGGACCGACCACCCGGCCGTCAACTTCCTGACCGTCACCCGCGACGAGATGACCGAGCGGCCCGACCCCGAACGCCTCGCCGCTCGGGTCTCGCGGGCCTTCCTGGCGGCCCGGATCGACTGCGCCCAGTGCCACGACCACCCGTTCCAGCCCTGGAAGCAGGACGACTTCCGCCGCCTCGCCGCGTTCTTCGGCGGCATCCGCTCCAACCTCCGGGGCGTCTCCGACGCCGAGGACATCTACCACCCGCTCGACCGCAAGACCAAGGAGCCCACGACCGTCGAGGCGGCGCCGCCGTCGCACCCCGAGCTGCTGCCGGCCGAGGGCGCCCCTCGCGAGCGGCTGGCGGCGTGGGTGGTCGACCCGAGGAATCCGTACTTCGCCAGGGCGACCGTCAACCGGGTCTGGGCCATCCTCGTCGGCCGCCCGCTCGTCGACCCGATCGACGACATCCCCGCCGCCGCCGAGACGCCCGCCCCCCTCGACCTCCTCGCGGACGACTTCGCCGCCCACGGCCACGACCTCCGCCGCCTCATCCGCGCGATCGTCGCCACCGAAGCCTACCGGCTCGACAGCGTCGACCTCCCCGACGAGGCCGCCGCCCCCAACGACGAGACCTGGGCCGCGTTCCCCATGACCCGGCTCCGCCCCGAACAGGTGGCCGGCGGCCTCACGCAGTCGGCCTCCGTGGAGACGATGGGCCCGCGCGTCCCCTGGTTCGCCCGCGCGATCGCCTACGCTGAGGGGAACGACTTCGTCCGCCGCTACGGCGACGCCGGCGAGGACGAATTCGAATCCCGAGGGGGCACCATCCCCCAGCGCCTGCTGCTCATGAACGGCGAACTCGTCGAGAAACGCACCAAGGCCGAGTTCTGGAACGCCTCGAAACGGATCGCCGACCTCGCCCCCACCGACGAGAAGGCGGTCGAACTCGCCTACCTCGCCGTCCTGACCCGCCGCCCCACCCCCGAAGAGGCCGCCCACTTCGCCCCTCGCCTCCAGGGGACCTCCGGCGACGCCCGCTCGGCGCTGATCGTCGACCTGTTCTGGACCCTGCTCAACTCGGCCGAGTTTTCCTGGAATCATTAA
- a CDS encoding TIGR03118 family protein, with amino-acid sequence MSGGSRLRRWIGVAAALALAALTSGAPPARADSLQVKNLVTDDPAVNPAVLTDPNLKNAWGLSATAASPFWVSANGTGLSTLYRVDGRTNAPTKVGLEVTIPGDGSVTGQVTNPLGAAGAFNGDAFLFASEDGTISGWRGALGTTAEILQTGSADNVYKGTASAVVDGHAYLYSANFRNGTIDVLKGDSGAPELSGRFTDPNLPAGYAPFGIQRLGDTIYVTYALQDAAKEDDVAGAGHGFVTAFDLQGNLINRIGTGGTLNSPWGLAIAPSTFGSFAGDLLVGNFGDGRINVFDPTGGSFLGQLSDLSGQPIVIDGLWGLMVGNGGGAGSPDKLYFTAGPNDETHGLFGVIQSVPEPSSVLLLLSGSAVALAAGRRRLAPPGRRVS; translated from the coding sequence ATGTCGGGAGGATCCAGGCTTCGTCGTTGGATCGGGGTCGCGGCGGCGCTGGCGCTGGCCGCCCTGACGTCCGGGGCGCCGCCCGCGAGGGCCGACTCGCTCCAGGTGAAGAACCTCGTCACCGACGACCCGGCGGTGAACCCGGCCGTGCTGACCGACCCGAATCTCAAGAACGCCTGGGGCCTCTCCGCGACGGCCGCGAGCCCGTTCTGGGTGTCGGCCAACGGCACCGGCCTCTCGACCCTCTATCGGGTCGACGGCCGCACCAACGCCCCCACGAAGGTCGGCCTGGAGGTGACGATCCCGGGCGACGGCAGCGTGACCGGCCAGGTCACCAACCCCCTGGGCGCCGCCGGCGCGTTCAACGGCGACGCCTTCTTGTTCGCCAGCGAGGACGGGACGATCTCCGGCTGGCGGGGCGCGCTGGGGACGACGGCCGAGATCCTCCAGACCGGGTCGGCCGACAACGTCTACAAGGGGACCGCGTCGGCCGTCGTCGACGGCCACGCCTACCTCTATTCCGCCAACTTCCGCAACGGGACGATCGACGTCCTCAAGGGGGACTCCGGGGCCCCCGAGCTGTCCGGCCGGTTCACCGACCCCAACCTGCCGGCCGGCTACGCCCCGTTCGGCATCCAGCGGCTGGGCGACACGATCTACGTCACCTACGCCCTCCAGGACGCCGCCAAGGAAGACGACGTCGCCGGCGCGGGGCACGGCTTCGTCACCGCCTTCGACCTCCAGGGGAACCTCATCAACCGGATCGGGACGGGGGGGACGCTGAACTCCCCCTGGGGGCTGGCGATCGCGCCTTCCACGTTCGGCTCGTTCGCCGGCGACCTGCTGGTCGGCAACTTCGGCGACGGCCGGATCAACGTCTTCGACCCGACCGGCGGCAGTTTCCTCGGCCAGCTGAGCGACCTGAGCGGCCAGCCCATCGTCATCGACGGGCTCTGGGGCCTGATGGTCGGCAACGGCGGCGGGGCCGGCAGCCCGGACAAGCTCTACTTCACCGCCGGGCCGAACGACGAGACCCACGGCCTGTTCGGGGTCATCCAGTCGGTCCCCGAGCCGTCGTCCGTGCTGCTGCTCCTCTCGGGCTCGGCCGTCGCCCTGGCGGCCGGTCGCCGGCGCCTGGCCCCGCCCGGCCGCCGCGTTTCCTGA
- a CDS encoding GNAT family N-acetyltransferase, whose amino-acid sequence MNALPTIRRIRPDDLPAVIDLFRDTVRRVNARDYSHEQVTTWAPDEVDPARWATILDPSRFAVVAESDGLLAGFADLEPDGHVDRFFVHADRQRSGVGRALMTALLAEAARLALPRVFSEVSITARPFFESQGFAVLAEQQVLVRGVTFTNYRMELLLKSST is encoded by the coding sequence ATGAACGCCCTGCCGACCATCCGCCGCATCCGCCCCGACGACCTCCCCGCCGTCATCGACCTCTTCCGCGACACCGTGCGCCGGGTGAACGCCCGCGACTACTCACACGAGCAGGTGACGACCTGGGCCCCCGACGAGGTCGACCCGGCGCGCTGGGCGACCATCCTCGACCCCTCCCGATTCGCCGTCGTCGCCGAGTCCGACGGCCTGCTCGCCGGCTTCGCCGACCTGGAGCCCGACGGCCACGTCGACCGCTTCTTCGTCCACGCCGACCGCCAGCGCTCCGGCGTCGGCCGGGCCCTCATGACCGCCCTCCTCGCCGAAGCCGCCCGCCTCGCCCTCCCCCGCGTCTTCTCCGAAGTCAGCATCACCGCCCGCCCCTTCTTCGAAAGCCAGGGCTTCGCCGTCCTCGCCGAACAGCAGGTCCTCGTCCGGGGCGTGACGTTCACCAACTACCGGATGGAACTCCTCTTGAAATCGTCGACGTGA
- a CDS encoding glucosamine-6-phosphate deaminase yields MSPSPKPAERTLHLAESNSTVLVFADADAASKAAADRIVRIIAQAVAARGKAILGLATGATPEKVYDDLAARVRDGGLSFRDVTTYNLDEYYPIQPLDALSYRTYMHRHLFSRVDLAPNRAHILDGTVPETFASEHAAQFDRWIDDDGGLDLQLLGIGRNGHIGFNEPLDLTVEAFAALPTRLVDLHPITKVDAVREFGSVDAVIPRALTMGVRQILGARTILMLATGPKKAAIVAEALKGPITAAVPASLLRTVADKVVWLLDEPAAAELG; encoded by the coding sequence ATGAGCCCGTCGCCGAAGCCCGCCGAACGCACCCTCCACCTCGCCGAATCGAACTCCACCGTCCTCGTCTTCGCCGACGCCGACGCCGCCAGCAAGGCCGCCGCCGACCGGATCGTCCGGATCATCGCCCAGGCCGTGGCCGCCCGCGGCAAGGCGATCCTCGGCCTGGCCACCGGCGCGACGCCCGAGAAGGTCTACGACGACCTTGCCGCCCGCGTCCGCGACGGCGGCCTCTCGTTCCGCGACGTGACCACCTACAACCTCGACGAGTACTACCCGATCCAGCCCCTCGACGCCCTGAGCTACCGGACCTACATGCACCGGCACCTCTTCAGCCGCGTCGACCTGGCCCCCAACCGGGCCCACATCCTCGACGGCACCGTCCCGGAGACCTTCGCCTCCGAGCACGCCGCGCAGTTCGACCGCTGGATCGACGACGACGGCGGCCTCGACCTCCAACTCCTGGGGATCGGCCGCAACGGCCACATCGGCTTCAACGAACCCCTGGACCTGACCGTCGAGGCGTTCGCCGCCCTCCCCACCCGCCTCGTCGACCTCCATCCGATCACCAAGGTCGACGCCGTCCGCGAATTCGGCAGCGTGGACGCCGTCATCCCCCGCGCCCTGACGATGGGCGTCCGCCAGATCCTCGGTGCCCGGACGATCCTCATGCTGGCCACCGGCCCCAAGAAGGCCGCGATCGTCGCCGAAGCCCTCAAGGGCCCCATCACCGCCGCCGTCCCCGCCTCCCTCCTCCGCACCGTCGCCGACAAGGTCGTCTGGCTCCTCGACGAACCCGCCGCCGCCGAACTGGGCTGA